Proteins encoded by one window of Nicotiana tabacum cultivar K326 chromosome 10, ASM71507v2, whole genome shotgun sequence:
- the LOC142165262 gene encoding uncharacterized protein LOC142165262, which yields MRTFLERWTKEKLLKAKGTFTYLGHKYNKELEDNSTLSQKLRVRASTDHIHTVLDGVKRYIVCLENKKCSCGQFQLDELPCAHALAALRHRNETYENYCYPYYTRKSLLLIYEMPVNPLPDEGKWDVPQHILDEVVKPQAGDKRQPGRPHKERYKTFDEIKSKKYKVSCGNCGGEGHNKRTCKNAPKKK from the exons ATGAGGACTTTTCTTGAACGTTGGACAAAAGAAAAGTTATTGAAGGCAAAAGGTACTTTCACATACCTTGGTCACAAATACAACAAAGAATTGGAAGACAACAGTACATTATCTCAGAAACTAAGG gtgagggcttcaacaGATCATATACATACTGTGTTAGATGGTGTGAAGCGGTACATTGTGTGTCTAGAAAACAAGAAATGTAGCTGTGGACAATTCCAACTTGATGAACTTCCATGTGCGCATGCTTTGGCAGCATTAAGGCATAGGAATGAAACATACGAAAACTATTGCTATCCGTATTACACAAGGAAGAGCCTTCTGCTTATCTATGAAATGCCAGTAAATCCTCTTCCTGATGAAGGCAAATGGGATGTGCCACAACATATTTTGGATGAGGTAGTAAAGCCACAGGCTGGAGATAAAAGGCAGCCAGGGAGACCTCACAAGGAAAGATATAAAACATTTGATGAAATAAAGTCAAAGAAATACAAGGTGTCATGTGGCAATTGTGGAGgtgaagggcataacaaaagaaCTTGCAAGAATGCGCCGAAAAAGAAATGA
- the LOC142165261 gene encoding uncharacterized protein LOC142165261 produces the protein MLKSNGNWDNYGRFRDFEVDAIVVDDNASYGILSSTIAEQLSIDTSDKIIEIKYIVNENCPPMEIRNDMGVRVYMETKKENKNLGSYPLCISVRDFIMELAINNESTSAGSSGSLNLLEFPSSPAIEEYQSEIITESTQTYIEEGQVYQDKQIVAAAMKNYSVMHKFQFRVKRSSHRSYWLICVAESCKWHFKATSINDSAMFKIRSFSRQHTCCLMDETFIQRKRTATVLGSMVVPKYCDPKTVYTPKDIQTDMLSEHGLNLSYMQAWRAKEKALQFLRGNPCDSYNKLPKYFYILEKNYPCSVVKLKKAADDCFLYAFVALCTSINGWQHCRPVVVVDGTFLKSAYKGIMLTASTMDAAGTIFPLAYAVVDSENDASWKWFFEQFKEAYGERPSMCVVSDRHESILKATSVVYPGLAHYSCMWHIWTNIRSKFKKGHLQLHELYFATARSYTLDEFNERMLKIEEVDLRVKSYLYDIGYHRWSRVHATVNRTFTMTSNIAESLNVVTKDARELPIF, from the exons ATGCTGAAATCGAATGGTAATTGGGATAACTATGGCAGATTTAGAGATTTTGAAGTTGATGCCATTGTGGTAGATGATAATGCAAGCTACGGAATTCTCAGTTCTACAATTGCAGAACAATTATCGATTGATACATCGgataaaattatagaaatcaaatacattgtgaACGAGAATTGTCCTCCAATGGAAATTAGGAATGATATGGGGGTTCGTGTGTACATGGAAACCAAAAAGGAGAATAAAAACTTAGGTTCGTATCCTTTATGTATAAGCGTAAGAGATTTCATTATGGAATTGGCAATCAACAATGAAAGCACCAGTGCAG GTTCATCTGGATCCCTAAACTTACTTGAATTTCCATCCTCACCAGCTATAGAGGAAtatcaaagtgaaataataactgaaTCTACGCAAACATATATTGAAGAAGGACAAGTTTATCAGGACAAGCAAATAGTAGCTGCTGCAATGAAGAATTATTCAGTGATGCACAAGTTCCAGTTCAGAGTAAAAAGATCTAGTCATAGAAG CTACTGGCTTATATGTGTTGCTGAAAGCTGTAAATGGCATTTCAAGGCAACGTCAATTAATGATTCGGCAATGTTCAAGATAAGAAGTTTCAGCCGTCAACACACATGTTGCCTAATGGACGAAACATTCATACAGCGCAAACGTACTGCAACAGTACTTGGTAGCATGGTCGTTCCAAAGTATTGTGATCCTAAGACTGTTTACACACCAAAGGACATACAAACTGACATGTTATCCGAACATGGACTGAACCTAAGCTACATGCAAGcatggagagcaaaggaaaaagCTTTACAGTTTTTGAGAGGGAATCCGTGTGACTCCTACAACaaattacccaaatatttttatattcttgagaagaattatccttgtTCTGTTGTTAAATTGAAGAAGGCAGCAGATGATTGCTTCTTATACGCATTTGTTGCTCTTTGTACATCAATAAATGGTTGGCAACATTGTAGGCCGGTAGTAGTGGTTGATGGGACATTCTTAAAGTCAGCCTACAAGGGGATTATGCTGACAGCAAGCACCATGGATGCAGCag GTACTATTTTTCCCTTGGCATATGCTGTGGTTGATTCTGAAAACGACGCGTCTTGGAAgtggttctttgagcaattcaaggaGGCATATGGTGAAAGACCTTCAATGTGTGTTGTTTCAGATAGGCATGAGAGTATACTGAAGGCAACATCAGTTGTCTATCCAGGATTGGCACACTACTCTTGCATGTGGCATATATGGACAAATATAAGGTCAAAATTCAAGAAGGGACATCTACAATTACATGAATTGTACTTTGCTACAGCACGGTCATACACTctggatgaatttaatgaaaggatgTTGAAGATTGAAGAGGTAGACCTGCGTGTAAAGTCTTACCTATATGATATTGGCTATCATAGATGGTCAAGAGTACATGCAACAGTGAATAGAACTTTTACTATGACGTCAAACATTGCCGAGTCGTTGAATGTTGTAACAAAAGATGCAAGAGAGCTTCCAATATTTTGA